The proteins below come from a single Eptesicus fuscus isolate TK198812 chromosome 5, DD_ASM_mEF_20220401, whole genome shotgun sequence genomic window:
- the C5H14orf119 gene encoding uncharacterized protein C14orf119 homolog isoform X2, giving the protein MPLESSSSSVQLSFPSLLPSVPGNSINSSLPPMSYITSQEMKCILHWFASWSGPQRERFLQDLVTKAVPGKLQPLLEGLEQLSVSGANRPPCIFECQLRLWDQWFRGWAEEERNEFVRQLEVSEPDFVAKFYQAVAATAGKD; this is encoded by the coding sequence ATGCCACTGGAATCATCTTCATCTTCGGTGCAGctgtccttcccttctctcttacCCTCAGTGCCAGGCAATTCTATtaactcttcccttcccccaatgTCTTACATCACTTCCCAGGAAATGAAGTGTATTCTTCACTGGTTTGCCAGTTGGTCAGGTCCCCAGCGTGAACGTTTCCTACAAGACCTGGTCACTAAAGCAGTGCCTGGAAAATTACAGCCATTGCTAGAAGGTCTGGAGCAACTTAGTGTGTCTGGAGCCAACCGACCACCTTGTATCTTTGAGTGCCAGCTACGTCTTTGGGATCAGTGGTTTCGAGGTTGGGCTGAGGAGGAGCGCAATGAGTTTGTCAGGCAGCTGGAGGTCAGTGAGCCAGACTTCGTGGCAAAGTTTTACCAAGCAGTGGCTGCTACAGCTGGTAAAGACTGA
- the C5H14orf119 gene encoding uncharacterized protein C14orf119 homolog isoform X1: protein MVSRCPVRGKGRMPLESSSSSVQLSFPSLLPSVPGNSINSSLPPMSYITSQEMKCILHWFASWSGPQRERFLQDLVTKAVPGKLQPLLEGLEQLSVSGANRPPCIFECQLRLWDQWFRGWAEEERNEFVRQLEVSEPDFVAKFYQAVAATAGKD, encoded by the coding sequence GATGCCACTGGAATCATCTTCATCTTCGGTGCAGctgtccttcccttctctcttacCCTCAGTGCCAGGCAATTCTATtaactcttcccttcccccaatgTCTTACATCACTTCCCAGGAAATGAAGTGTATTCTTCACTGGTTTGCCAGTTGGTCAGGTCCCCAGCGTGAACGTTTCCTACAAGACCTGGTCACTAAAGCAGTGCCTGGAAAATTACAGCCATTGCTAGAAGGTCTGGAGCAACTTAGTGTGTCTGGAGCCAACCGACCACCTTGTATCTTTGAGTGCCAGCTACGTCTTTGGGATCAGTGGTTTCGAGGTTGGGCTGAGGAGGAGCGCAATGAGTTTGTCAGGCAGCTGGAGGTCAGTGAGCCAGACTTCGTGGCAAAGTTTTACCAAGCAGTGGCTGCTACAGCTGGTAAAGACTGA
- the CIROP gene encoding LOW QUALITY PROTEIN: ciliated left-right organizer metallopeptidase (The sequence of the model RefSeq protein was modified relative to this genomic sequence to represent the inferred CDS: substituted 1 base at 1 genomic stop codon) has translation MLLLLLLGAAARRCLHDETQKSVSLLRPPSSQLPSNFRSSPLPFPGSHDPQPLRIQPCHIRDPVSGGAWDPEGDGMSGESRALAAVREAAQRLQGVLAVQGPLLLSRDPAQYCHAVWGDPDTPNYHRCSLLNPGYKGESCLGAKIPDAHLRGYALWPEQGPPQLVQPDGPGVQNTDFLLYVRVAHTSKCHREPSVIAYAACCQLDSEDRPLAGTIVYCAQHLTSPSLNHSDIVMATLHELLHALGFSGQLFKKWRDCPSGPSVGENCSTRQQVTRRDEWGQLLLTTPTVSHSLAKHLGVLGVSLGAPLEEEXGPLSSHWEARLLQGSIMTAIFDGAERTRLDPITLAAFKDSGWYQVNHSAAEELLWGHGSGLEFGLVTTCGTGSSDFFCTGSGLGCHYLHLDKGSCSSDPVLEGCRMYKPLANRSECWKKENGFPPGAENPHGEIYHSQSRCFLSNLTSQLLPGDKVRHPSQIPHPKEEELTGHCYLHQCTGRGAYKVQLEGSPWVSCPPGKAIQIPGYYGLLFCPRGRLCQTNEDTDAVTSPPKSLSTQDLLFRLSFGLAGPPGHSLGKEEGEELTEAILQALVSRGGTGRCYFHSPSLTTHLVFTVHLWKSPGCQGPSVGMLHRALTLTLQKKPLEVYYGGANFTTEYSKFLVTSGHNSSMTHLGLSIVLCLMLLILVGALGTMAYQKRATLQVGPSAPYHSSELQSTRGSFGGIREV, from the exons atgctgctgctgctgctgctgggggctgCCGCCCGCAGGTGTCTCCATGACGAGACACAGAAGTCTGTGAGCCTTCTCAGGCCACcttcctcccaactcccctcgAACTTCcgctcttcccccctccccttccctggctcTCATGATCCTCAGCCCCTCCGAATCCAACCCTGCCATATAAGAGACCCTGTGTCCGGCGGAGCTTGGGATCCTGAGGGAGATGGGATGAGTGGGGAATCCCGAGCCCTGGCCGCAGTGAGAGAGGCTGCTCAGCGACTCCAGGGTGTCCTGGCAG TGCAAGGACCCCTGCTTTTGAGCCGAGACCCTGCACAGTACTGCCATGCTGTCTGGGGAGACCCAGATACTCCAAACTACCACAG ATGCAGCCTCTTGAACCCAGGGTACAAAGGAGAAAGTTGCCTGGGTGCAAAG ATCCCTGATGCCCATCTCCGTGGTTATGCTTTGTGGCCAGAGCAGGGTCCCCCGCAACTGGTCCAGCCAGATGGGCCTGGGGTCCAAAACACTGATTTTCTCCTGTATGTGCGGGTTGCCCACACTTCCAAGTGCCACCGAGAG CCCTCTGTCATTGCCtatgctgcctgctgccaactgGACTCAGAAGACAGGCCCCTTGCTGGTACCATTGTCTACTGTGCCCAACATCTCACCAGCCCCAGCCTCAACCACAGTGACATCGTCATG GCCACACTACACGAATTGCTCCATGCCCTGGGTTTCTCTGGACAACTCTTCAAGAAGTGGCGGGATTGCCCCTCAGGACCCAGCG TTGGAGAGAACTGCTCTACAAGGCAACAGGTGACAAGGCGAGATGAGTGGGGACAGCTGCTTCTCACCACCCCAACTGTTAGCCACAGCCTGGCCAAACACTTGGGAGTGCTAGGGGTTTCACTGGGTGCCCCCTTGGAAGAAGAG TAGGGCCCTTTGTCTTCACACTGGGAGGCCCGACTACTCCAAGGCTCTATAATGACCGCTATCTTCGATGGTGCCGAGCGCACTCGACTAGACCCAATcactcttgctgctttcaaagaTTCAGGCTGGTACCAAGTCAACCACAGTGCTGCAGAGGAGCTGTTGTGGGGCCATG GATCTGGCCTGGAATTTGGCCTGGTGACCACATGTGGGACTGGCTCCTCAGACTTCTTCTGTactggcag tggactgGGCTGCCACTACCTGCACTTGGACAAGGGAAGCTGCTCTTCAGACCCTGTGCTGGAAGGCTGCCGCATGTACAAGCCCTTGGCCAACCGG AGTGAAtgctggaaaaaggaaaatggattCCCACCTGGGGCAGAGAATCCCCATGGGGAGATCTACCATTCCCAGAGTCGTTGCTTCCTTTCCAACCTCACATCACAACTGCTCCCTGGGGACaaggtcagacatccctctcagatCCCACACCCGAAGGAAGAGGAGCTCACTGGCCACTGCTACTTACATCAATGCACAGGGAGGGGAGCCTACAAGGTGCAGTTGGAGGGATCCCCCTGGGTTTCCTGCCCTCCAGGAAAGGCTATTCAG ATACCTGGGTACTATGGTCTTCTCTTCTGTCCCCGGGGTCGGCTGTGTCAGACTAATGAAGATACAGATGCTGTTACTTCCCCACCTAAGAGTCTTTCAACCCAAGACCTGTTATTCAGGCTGTCTTTCGGATTAGCTGGGCCCCCAGGCCATTCcctagggaaggaagaaggagaagagttGACTGAAGCAATCCTACAGGCTCTGGTGAGCAGAGGAGGCACTGGAAG gtgctATTTCCACAGCCCTTCACTCACCACTCATCTGGTGTTCACTGTGCATCTGTGGAAGTCCCCTGGTTGCCAAGGGCCTTCGGTTGGTATGCTGCACAGGGCCCTGACCCTGACTCTCCAGAAGAAGCCTCTAGAAGTATATTATGGAGGAGCCAACTTTACCACAGAATATAGCAA GTTCCTGGTTACCTCGGGTCATAATTCCTCCATGACCCATCTAGGTCTGTCAATAGTGCTCTGCCTAATGCTGCTTATCCTGGTGGGTGCACTGGGAACCATGGCCTATCAGAAACGAGCTACTCTTCAGGTGGGACCATCTGCCCCTTACCATTCATCAGAGCTCCAAAGCACAAGGGGCTCATTTGGAGGAATAAGGGAGGTGTGA